From a single Sphingosinicellaceae bacterium genomic region:
- the lnt gene encoding apolipoprotein N-acyltransferase, with translation MSPWLRRGLALAAGALAATGFEPFGAWPLTIIAIAVLIWLIGEAPNRRAAFGTGWLFGWSHFAVGLTWIATAFTYQAKMPAALGWVAVIGLAMFLALYTGFAALIASFGRSRLGRALLLAPAWMLGEWLRGHLLSGFAWNPLGVALIDTGVAQLASAFGGLGLSGLVVLAGGAVAIGATYNRVTAMLTFGALCGFTLLAGVLVPDALPPTTTIVHLVQPDIGQSEKYDPALEQEHFRRYLTLTRNALAAPHAPAIVAWPEAAIPFEVEDDPQVRAVLASVLKPGDLLMFGGEALVRDTHGEITAATNSLFVLDSAGILHGRYDKAHLVPLGEYVPARGIMEAIGLARLTPGDIDFLPGPGPRTLALPGFPAAGIQICYEMIFPAQVVDEAHRPAWILNVSNDAWFGPSGPVQHLAQARLRAIEEGLPVARATPTGVSALIDPRGRLLHTVAPHVMGVISAPLPAPLPPTPFAHFAHWTSLAFGLLLAAAAAWTSRRRI, from the coding sequence ATGAGCCCCTGGCTGCGGCGGGGCTTGGCGCTCGCTGCCGGGGCCCTCGCGGCGACCGGGTTCGAGCCATTCGGGGCTTGGCCGCTGACCATCATCGCAATCGCCGTGCTGATCTGGCTGATCGGCGAGGCCCCCAATCGCCGCGCCGCATTTGGGACCGGCTGGCTGTTCGGCTGGAGCCACTTTGCGGTCGGGCTGACGTGGATCGCCACCGCCTTCACCTACCAGGCCAAGATGCCCGCCGCGCTCGGCTGGGTCGCCGTCATCGGGTTGGCGATGTTCCTGGCGCTCTACACCGGCTTCGCGGCATTGATTGCCTCGTTCGGACGCAGTCGGCTGGGCCGGGCGCTCCTGCTCGCGCCGGCGTGGATGCTCGGAGAGTGGTTGCGCGGCCACCTGCTGTCGGGCTTTGCGTGGAATCCGCTCGGGGTGGCGCTGATCGATACCGGTGTCGCGCAACTCGCGAGCGCCTTCGGTGGCCTCGGCCTGTCGGGGCTGGTGGTACTGGCGGGAGGTGCCGTCGCCATTGGCGCGACCTACAACCGCGTGACGGCGATGCTGACGTTCGGAGCGCTGTGCGGGTTCACGCTGCTCGCGGGCGTCCTTGTGCCGGACGCGCTGCCGCCCACCACGACGATCGTCCACCTTGTCCAACCCGACATCGGACAGTCGGAGAAATACGACCCGGCGCTCGAACAGGAGCATTTCCGCCGCTACCTTACCCTCACCCGCAACGCTCTCGCCGCACCCCATGCTCCCGCCATCGTCGCCTGGCCCGAGGCCGCAATCCCGTTCGAGGTCGAGGACGATCCGCAGGTTCGCGCCGTGCTGGCAAGCGTCCTCAAGCCCGGCGACCTGCTGATGTTCGGCGGCGAGGCGCTGGTCCGCGACACGCACGGCGAGATCACCGCTGCGACCAACAGCCTGTTCGTCCTCGACTCGGCCGGCATCCTCCACGGCCGCTACGACAAGGCGCACCTGGTGCCACTCGGCGAATATGTGCCCGCACGCGGCATCATGGAAGCGATCGGCCTGGCACGCCTGACGCCGGGCGACATCGACTTCCTGCCCGGGCCCGGTCCACGGACGCTGGCGCTGCCTGGCTTTCCCGCCGCCGGCATCCAGATCTGCTACGAGATGATCTTCCCGGCGCAGGTCGTCGACGAGGCGCACCGCCCGGCATGGATCCTGAACGTCTCCAACGATGCGTGGTTCGGCCCATCGGGACCGGTTCAGCACCTCGCCCAGGCCCGGCTGCGGGCGATCGAGGAGGGGCTGCCGGTCGCCCGCGCCACACCGACCGGGGTCAGCGCACTGATCGATCCGCGCGGGCGGCTCCTTCACACCGTCGCCCCGCACGTCATGGGGGTGATCTCGGCACCGCTGCCCGCGCCCCTGCCGCCCACACCGTTCGCGCACTTCGCCCACTGGACCAGCCTCGCGTTCGGGCTGCTCCTCGCCGCCGCTGCTGCATGGACAAGCCGCAGGCGGATATAA
- a CDS encoding NAD-glutamate dehydrogenase codes for MATAGGNLAPTVDDALTAALFDTALPGEAESIDAATRAAIVAFVGATAARRAPGGPVLALDTASGSATTRRRLALAIVNDDMPFLVDSVASTITAAGLDIDRLLHPIVDVRRDHDGALLEIVGFGHGAASPGTIRESIIYIEFERVSAKARGELQAELTAVLGDVRAAVEDWPAMLAILRAATRDLVENPPPVAPHMAAEATAFLDWLAADNFTLLGARRYALTGDLDDPNFEASGEPGLGLLRDPAYPMWDGDSARTPPQLRRVLNSPEPLLITKSGAVSTVHRRVAADLIAVKGFDHAGRVISETRFVGLFTSAGLAMSPRQVPLLRRKVGEVIDALGFAKGGHTAKALVHVLEGFPREELFEASPARLKTMALGLLSLQDRPRPKLFARADPFGRFVSVLVYVPRDDYTSGVRESAGAMLVAALGGKLARFEVELRAEGLARVHYIVDTSGSASGFDEADLDARLNALVRGWDEALETALAEASGGTRAARLSLTYGGTFSASYRAQYSATEAAADVLLLSMLADENDRAVEIYRRPDDAPNQLRLKIYRLGQIIPLSDAVPVLENFGLRVIEEFPFDLSGGSLGWIHDFLLEARDGVTLDAGILKRCVEPALRAVLLGEQENDGFNALVLAAGLEAETVGWLRAYFRYLRQTGVAYGLQTIVDALLRYPALTKELVALFRSRFAPDSGDRDGTAACERIEAGLADVTAIDDDRILRLYRSVVLATLRTNAFVPGGPEALAFKLDSALVPDLPPPVPYREIWVFSPRVEGIHLRAGRIARGGLRWSDRRDDFRTEVLGLVKAQKVKNTVIVPTGSKGGFYPKQLPSPANRDAWLAEGTEAYRIYIRALLSLTDNLDAAGTVLPPANVVCHDAPDPYLVVAADKGTATFSDIANAISLQHGFWLGDAFASGGEHGYDHKAMAITAKGAWISVQRHFRELGVDVQTAPIRVVGCGDMSGDVFGNGMLLSQTIHLLAAFDHRHIFLDPEPDAAASFAERQRMFVLPRSSWDDYDKSVISAGGGVYPRSLKSIPISAAVQAALHVSADHLSPDELIVAILKSPVDLLWFGGIGTYVKAEAETSIAVGDRANDGHRVDARDVGAKVIGEGANLGLTQAARIEYAAKGGRINTDFIDNSAGVDCSDNEVNIKIALGSEVAAGTLTEADRDTLLVAMTDDVAALVLRDNTLQTQALSIAERGGAGAVGGYLQLLQTLEVSAAQLDRKVEGLASDEILIARARTGHGLERPELAVIMAYAKMAIYEALVDCTLVDDPSLVPDLHHAFPRAMHEHHVAAIDGHRLRSELVATKLANALINRGGLTLPFELAEEMGVGLSEVAGAFVAARSLFDFPALWDAIEAADVPGSVQLDLNVAAVAVLRTQMADLLRSGHGLTPTVLVERLRPSIARLGEGIFDLLRPEPRAQIEVMRTDLTTRGAPPELSEVLLRIAALDGAVGVGLLAADLHIDAAQTARAYTRLGEAMGLDWAKGAAASLNPDDPWERLLQARLVRDFEHLRIDLMRRIVQPDGDPVEAVEAWLTAKEDRVARVAGLVARARSGSAVTTAMLAHLDSQARSVLGG; via the coding sequence ATGGCGACGGCCGGGGGCAATCTCGCTCCGACGGTCGACGACGCGCTCACCGCCGCGCTGTTCGATACAGCATTGCCGGGCGAGGCCGAGAGCATCGACGCCGCTACCCGTGCTGCGATCGTCGCCTTCGTCGGCGCGACGGCGGCCCGGCGCGCACCCGGCGGACCCGTACTCGCGCTGGACACGGCATCGGGCTCGGCCACGACTCGCCGCCGGCTGGCGCTGGCCATCGTCAACGACGACATGCCGTTCCTGGTCGATTCGGTTGCTTCGACAATCACCGCTGCGGGACTCGATATCGACCGGCTGCTCCATCCGATCGTCGACGTGCGCCGTGACCACGACGGTGCATTGCTCGAGATCGTCGGCTTCGGCCACGGCGCGGCCAGCCCCGGCACGATCCGCGAGTCGATTATCTACATCGAGTTCGAGCGGGTTTCCGCCAAGGCGCGCGGCGAGCTCCAGGCCGAGCTGACAGCGGTGCTCGGCGACGTCCGCGCCGCCGTCGAGGACTGGCCGGCGATGCTGGCGATCCTGCGCGCCGCGACCCGCGACCTCGTCGAGAATCCGCCGCCGGTGGCGCCGCACATGGCGGCCGAGGCGACCGCCTTCCTCGACTGGCTGGCGGCCGACAACTTCACCCTGCTGGGCGCGCGCCGTTATGCGCTCACCGGCGACCTCGACGATCCGAACTTCGAGGCGTCGGGCGAACCCGGGCTCGGGCTGCTGCGTGATCCCGCCTACCCGATGTGGGACGGCGACAGCGCGCGGACGCCGCCGCAATTGCGCCGGGTCCTGAATTCGCCGGAGCCGCTACTGATCACAAAGTCCGGCGCGGTCTCGACCGTTCACCGCCGGGTCGCGGCCGACCTGATCGCGGTCAAGGGCTTCGACCATGCCGGGCGGGTGATCAGCGAGACGCGCTTCGTCGGCCTGTTCACCTCCGCCGGTCTGGCGATGAGCCCGCGCCAGGTGCCGCTGCTGCGCCGCAAGGTCGGCGAGGTCATCGACGCGCTCGGTTTCGCCAAGGGTGGGCATACCGCCAAGGCCCTCGTGCATGTGCTCGAAGGCTTCCCGCGCGAAGAGCTGTTCGAGGCGAGCCCCGCGCGCCTTAAGACGATGGCGCTCGGGCTATTGTCGCTCCAGGATCGGCCCCGGCCCAAGCTGTTCGCACGTGCCGATCCGTTCGGGCGCTTCGTTTCGGTGCTCGTCTATGTGCCGCGCGACGACTATACCTCCGGGGTCCGCGAGAGCGCCGGCGCGATGCTGGTCGCGGCGTTGGGCGGCAAGCTCGCGCGTTTCGAGGTCGAGCTTCGCGCCGAGGGCCTGGCCCGCGTCCACTACATCGTCGACACTTCTGGTAGCGCGTCCGGCTTCGACGAGGCCGATCTCGACGCGCGCCTGAACGCACTGGTTCGCGGCTGGGACGAGGCGCTTGAGACGGCGCTGGCCGAGGCGTCGGGTGGCACCCGCGCGGCGCGCCTGTCGCTGACCTATGGCGGGACATTCTCGGCGAGCTACCGGGCGCAATATTCGGCGACCGAGGCGGCGGCGGACGTACTGCTGCTGTCAATGCTGGCGGACGAGAACGACCGGGCGGTCGAGATCTACCGCCGCCCCGACGATGCGCCGAACCAGTTGCGGCTGAAGATCTATCGTCTCGGCCAGATCATCCCGCTGTCGGACGCAGTGCCGGTGCTCGAGAACTTCGGGCTGCGTGTCATCGAGGAATTCCCGTTCGACCTGTCGGGCGGTAGCCTCGGCTGGATTCACGATTTCCTGCTCGAGGCGCGCGACGGGGTAACGCTCGACGCGGGCATCCTCAAGCGCTGCGTCGAGCCGGCCTTGCGCGCGGTGCTGCTCGGCGAACAGGAGAACGACGGCTTCAACGCGCTGGTGCTGGCGGCGGGACTCGAGGCCGAGACCGTCGGCTGGCTGCGCGCGTATTTCCGCTACCTGCGCCAGACCGGGGTCGCCTACGGGCTGCAGACGATCGTCGATGCGCTGCTCCGCTATCCGGCGCTGACCAAGGAGCTGGTTGCGCTGTTCCGGTCGCGTTTCGCCCCAGACAGCGGCGACCGCGACGGCACGGCGGCGTGCGAGCGCATCGAGGCCGGGCTCGCCGATGTCACCGCGATCGACGACGACCGCATCCTCAGGCTGTACCGCAGCGTCGTCCTGGCGACGCTCCGCACCAACGCCTTCGTGCCGGGCGGCCCCGAGGCGCTGGCGTTCAAGCTCGACAGCGCACTGGTTCCCGACCTGCCGCCGCCGGTGCCGTACCGCGAGATCTGGGTGTTCAGCCCGCGGGTCGAGGGCATACACCTGCGCGCTGGCCGCATTGCGCGTGGCGGTTTGCGCTGGTCCGATCGCCGCGACGACTTCCGCACCGAGGTGCTCGGGCTGGTCAAGGCGCAGAAGGTCAAGAACACCGTCATCGTGCCGACCGGTTCGAAGGGCGGCTTCTACCCGAAGCAGTTGCCGAGCCCGGCCAACCGCGACGCGTGGCTGGCGGAGGGTACGGAAGCGTACCGGATTTACATCCGGGCGTTGCTGTCTCTGACCGACAATCTCGACGCGGCCGGCACGGTGCTGCCGCCGGCGAATGTGGTCTGCCACGATGCGCCCGACCCGTATCTCGTCGTCGCCGCCGACAAGGGCACCGCGACCTTCTCCGACATCGCCAACGCGATCAGCCTCCAGCACGGTTTCTGGCTCGGCGACGCCTTCGCCAGCGGCGGCGAGCACGGCTACGACCACAAGGCGATGGCGATCACCGCCAAGGGCGCCTGGATTTCGGTCCAGCGCCACTTCCGCGAGCTCGGTGTCGACGTGCAGACCGCGCCGATCCGCGTCGTTGGCTGCGGCGACATGTCGGGCGACGTGTTTGGCAACGGCATGCTGCTCAGCCAGACGATCCACCTGCTGGCGGCGTTCGACCACCGGCACATCTTCCTCGATCCCGAGCCCGATGCTGCGGCCAGCTTCGCCGAGCGCCAGCGCATGTTCGTGCTGCCGCGCTCATCGTGGGACGACTACGACAAATCCGTGATCTCGGCAGGCGGCGGGGTCTATCCGCGCAGTCTCAAATCGATCCCGATCAGCGCGGCGGTGCAGGCGGCGTTGCACGTCTCCGCCGACCACCTGTCACCCGACGAGCTGATCGTCGCCATCCTGAAAAGCCCGGTCGACCTGCTCTGGTTCGGCGGCATCGGGACCTATGTGAAGGCGGAGGCCGAGACCAGCATCGCGGTCGGCGATCGCGCCAACGACGGCCACCGCGTCGATGCGCGCGACGTCGGGGCCAAGGTCATCGGCGAGGGCGCCAACCTCGGGCTGACCCAGGCCGCGCGCATCGAATACGCGGCCAAGGGCGGGCGCATCAACACGGACTTCATCGACAACAGCGCCGGCGTCGACTGCTCCGACAACGAGGTCAACATCAAGATCGCGCTCGGCTCGGAAGTCGCTGCGGGGACGCTGACCGAGGCCGACCGCGACACCCTGCTGGTCGCCATGACCGACGATGTCGCGGCGCTCGTGCTCCGCGACAACACGCTGCAAACCCAGGCGCTGAGCATCGCCGAGCGCGGCGGCGCGGGCGCGGTTGGCGGCTACCTCCAACTCCTCCAGACCCTGGAGGTCAGCGCCGCGCAGCTCGACCGCAAGGTCGAGGGGCTGGCCAGCGACGAGATCCTGATCGCGCGCGCCCGCACCGGCCATGGCCTCGAACGGCCCGAACTCGCGGTCATCATGGCCTACGCCAAGATGGCGATCTACGAGGCGCTGGTCGACTGCACGCTGGTCGACGACCCGAGCCTGGTGCCCGACCTTCACCACGCCTTCCCGCGCGCCATGCACGAGCATCACGTCGCCGCCATCGACGGCCACCGGCTGCGCTCCGAGCTGGTCGCCACCAAGCTGGCGAACGCGCTGATCAATCGCGGCGGGCTGACTCTGCCGTTCGAGCTGGCCGAGGAGATGGGCGTCGGGCTGTCGGAGGTCGCGGGGGCGTTCGTCGCGGCGCGGTCGCTGTTCGACTTTCCGGCACTTTGGGATGCGATCGAGGCCGCCGACGTGCCCGGCAGCGTCCAGCTCGACCTTAACGTCGCGGCGGTTGCGGTGCTGCGAACCCAGATGGCCGACCTGCTGCGCTCGGGCCATGGTCTCACCCCGACGGTGCTGGTCGAGCGACTGCGCCCGAGCATCGCGCGGTTGGGGGAAGGTATTTTCGACTTGCTGCGCCCAGAACCCCGCGCCCAGATCGAGGTAATGCGGACCGACCTGACGACGCGCGGTGCACCCCCCGAACTCAGCGAGGTGCTGCTGCGCATTGCGGCGCTCGACGGCGCGGTCGGGGTTGGGCTGCTGGCGGCGGACCTGCACATCGATGCCGCGCAGACGGCACGCGCCTACACAAGGCTCGGCGAGGCGATGGGCCTCGACTGGGCCAAGGGGGCGGCGGCGTCGCTCAACCCCGACGATCCGTGGGAGCGGCTGCTGCAGGCCCGGTTGGTGCGTGATTTCGAGCATCTCCGCATCGACCTGATGCGGCGCATCGTCCAGCCGGACGGCGACCCCGTCGAAGCGGTCGAGGCCTGGCTGACGGCGAAGGAGGACCGCGTCGCGCGTGTCGCGGGGCTCGTCGCGCGCGCGCGGTCGGGGTCGGCGGTGACGACGGCGATGCTGGCGCATCTGGATAGCCAGGCGCGGTCGGTGCTGGGGGGGTAG
- a CDS encoding PBP1A family penicillin-binding protein, with the protein MLLAVLAVGLLAWSAIKDLPDTATLSKYTPPLPSTVRAADGTVLTSFTRERRIYLGYKDIPPKLIEAYISAEDKTFFQHHGIDYAGIVGAVWTNLKSFGTDKRPVGASTITQQVAKNLLLTNEVSLTRKLKEAVLAWRLENAFTKPQILELYLNQIFLGRNSYGVEAAAQAYFGKGVADLDLAQMAYMAILPKAPSTYSPTTEHGRERASARRNYVLGRMVANSYITPAEAAAAEAEPIVAVKGFTPRVTNVGDYFLEDVRRSLIDRFGEAQADGPNSVYGGGLWIRTSIDPFIQATAEKALRDGLVRYESGKPWRGPPAHIELGDGWPTRLRQARIATGYPEWYPAVVLSKDSNAARLGFADGTEGELPASAAQRLLVGTNVPASQALKPGDVIPVAKLGSGYALRQVPLISGGMVVEDPRTGRVLAMVGGFDARAQAFNRATQALRQPGSTFKPIVYATALDNGFTPSSIVVDAPYCVFQTKRLGQKCFKNFSGGYAGAQTMRWGLEQSRNLMTVRIAYNTGMDKVVRTASNLGIGKYPAVLAIALGAGETTVLHLVNGYAQLFDGGRQRVPTLVDWVQDKNGKTLYRADTRDCEGCEAADWHGEAMPRPGGAPKQVIDARTAYQIVHLMEGVVTRGTAMGLASMNRPLAGKTGTTSGPNDVWFVGGTPQLIAGLYMGYDRPRSLGGYAQGGTIAVPIWRQFGETVLKDAPKLPFVIPSGIRMVTIERRSGKRVYGVNPTDERKALVIWEAFKPASEPRRTGSLKQQDMLAGNAGKRVRSDADFLNNAGGIY; encoded by the coding sequence CTGCTGCTTGCAGTGCTGGCCGTCGGGCTGTTGGCGTGGTCGGCGATCAAGGACCTGCCCGACACCGCGACCCTGAGCAAATACACCCCGCCGCTGCCGTCGACGGTGCGCGCCGCCGACGGCACGGTGCTGACCAGCTTCACCCGTGAGCGGCGTATCTACCTCGGCTACAAGGACATTCCGCCGAAGCTGATCGAGGCCTACATCTCGGCGGAGGACAAGACCTTCTTTCAGCACCACGGCATCGATTACGCCGGCATCGTCGGCGCGGTGTGGACCAATCTGAAGTCGTTCGGCACCGACAAGCGCCCGGTTGGCGCCTCGACGATTACCCAGCAGGTGGCGAAGAATCTCCTGCTTACCAACGAAGTCTCGCTGACCCGCAAGCTCAAGGAAGCGGTGCTGGCGTGGCGGCTCGAGAACGCCTTCACCAAGCCGCAGATTCTCGAACTGTACCTGAATCAGATTTTTCTCGGGCGTAACTCGTACGGCGTCGAGGCGGCGGCACAGGCGTATTTCGGCAAGGGTGTCGCCGACCTCGACCTCGCCCAGATGGCCTACATGGCGATCCTGCCGAAGGCGCCGTCGACTTATAGCCCGACCACCGAGCATGGCCGCGAGCGCGCGTCGGCGCGGCGCAATTATGTGCTCGGGCGGATGGTTGCGAACAGCTACATCACCCCCGCCGAAGCAGCCGCCGCGGAGGCCGAGCCGATCGTCGCGGTCAAGGGCTTCACGCCGCGGGTCACCAACGTCGGCGACTACTTCCTGGAGGACGTGCGCCGCAGCCTGATCGACCGCTTCGGCGAGGCGCAGGCGGACGGCCCGAACAGCGTTTACGGCGGGGGCCTGTGGATTCGCACCTCGATCGACCCGTTCATACAGGCAACCGCCGAGAAAGCGCTGCGCGATGGCCTCGTACGCTACGAGAGCGGCAAGCCGTGGCGCGGGCCGCCGGCGCATATCGAGCTCGGCGACGGCTGGCCGACGCGGCTCCGGCAGGCGCGGATCGCGACCGGCTACCCCGAATGGTACCCAGCCGTCGTGCTGTCCAAGGACAGCAATGCGGCGCGGCTCGGGTTCGCCGACGGCACCGAGGGCGAGCTCCCGGCATCCGCCGCGCAACGCCTTCTGGTGGGCACCAATGTCCCCGCCTCGCAGGCGCTCAAGCCCGGCGACGTCATCCCGGTGGCCAAACTCGGTAGCGGCTACGCGCTGCGGCAGGTGCCGCTGATCTCGGGCGGCATGGTCGTCGAGGACCCGCGTACGGGGCGCGTGTTGGCGATGGTCGGTGGCTTCGATGCACGCGCCCAGGCCTTCAACCGCGCGACCCAGGCGCTGCGCCAGCCGGGTTCGACCTTCAAGCCGATCGTCTATGCGACCGCGCTCGACAATGGCTTCACCCCGAGTTCGATCGTCGTCGACGCGCCCTATTGCGTGTTCCAGACCAAGCGGCTGGGGCAGAAATGCTTCAAGAACTTCAGCGGTGGCTATGCTGGGGCGCAGACGATGCGCTGGGGCCTCGAGCAGTCGCGCAACCTGATGACCGTCCGCATCGCCTACAACACCGGCATGGACAAGGTCGTGCGCACGGCCTCCAATCTCGGGATCGGCAAGTATCCGGCGGTGCTCGCGATCGCGCTTGGGGCAGGCGAGACGACGGTGCTGCATCTGGTCAACGGCTATGCCCAGCTGTTCGACGGCGGCCGCCAGCGCGTGCCGACGCTGGTCGACTGGGTCCAGGACAAGAACGGCAAGACGCTCTACCGCGCCGACACCCGCGATTGCGAAGGCTGCGAGGCCGCCGACTGGCACGGCGAGGCGATGCCGCGCCCCGGCGGCGCGCCCAAGCAGGTCATCGACGCGCGTACCGCCTACCAGATCGTCCACCTGATGGAGGGCGTCGTCACCCGCGGCACCGCGATGGGCCTGGCTTCGATGAACCGGCCGCTCGCGGGCAAGACCGGCACCACCAGCGGCCCGAACGACGTGTGGTTCGTTGGCGGCACCCCGCAGCTGATCGCCGGGCTCTACATGGGCTACGACCGACCGCGCTCGCTCGGCGGCTACGCGCAGGGCGGTACCATCGCGGTGCCGATCTGGCGGCAGTTCGGCGAGACCGTGCTCAAGGACGCGCCGAAGCTGCCGTTCGTGATTCCCTCGGGTATCCGCATGGTCACCATCGAGCGTCGCTCGGGCAAGCGGGTCTACGGGGTCAACCCGACCGACGAGCGCAAGGCACTGGTGATCTGGGAGGCGTTCAAGCCCGCCAGCGAGCCGCGCCGCACCGGCAGCCTGAAGCAGCAGGACATGCTCGCGGGCAATGCCGGCAAGCGCGTCCGCTCCGACGCCGACTTCCTCAACAACGCGGGCGGCATCTACTGA
- the metK gene encoding methionine adenosyltransferase: protein MARSSFLFTSESVSEGHPDKVADQISDAVVDLFLAGDAQARVACETMVTTQKIIVSGEVRSSDRTLIDEHGVLTEDGKKRIEAVARATVKRIGYEQEGFHWETAEFENNLHAQSAEIAQGVDASGNKDEGAGDQGIMFGYATDETPDYMPATLHYSHRILERLAADRHSGAAPFLEPDAKSQVTLMYENEVPVRATALVVSTQHAADYYDHDGKGNPAKYKELRDYVVGVLNDVLPKGFVTDETVIYVNPTGRFEIGGPDGDCGLTGRKIIVDTYGGASPHGGGAFSGKDPTKVDRSAAYITRYMAKNIVAAGLARRVTIQLSYAIGIAEPLSLYVDTHGTGTVPEAAIEAALPQLVKLTPRGIREHLGLNKPIYERSAAYGHFGRTPDTEGGFSWERLDLVDKLKAAV, encoded by the coding sequence ATGGCGCGCAGCAGCTTCCTCTTCACCAGCGAGTCGGTTTCCGAGGGGCATCCCGACAAGGTTGCCGACCAGATTTCTGACGCCGTCGTTGACCTGTTCCTCGCCGGCGATGCTCAGGCCCGCGTCGCCTGCGAAACCATGGTCACCACCCAGAAGATCATCGTCTCGGGTGAAGTCCGCTCATCTGACCGCACCCTGATCGACGAGCACGGCGTGCTGACCGAAGACGGCAAGAAGCGCATCGAGGCGGTGGCGCGCGCCACGGTCAAGCGCATCGGCTATGAGCAGGAGGGCTTCCACTGGGAGACCGCCGAGTTCGAGAACAACCTGCACGCCCAGTCGGCGGAGATCGCCCAGGGCGTCGACGCGTCCGGCAACAAGGACGAGGGCGCCGGTGACCAGGGCATCATGTTCGGTTACGCGACCGACGAAACGCCCGACTACATGCCGGCGACGCTGCACTACTCGCACCGCATCCTCGAGCGGCTCGCCGCCGACCGTCATTCGGGCGCAGCACCGTTCCTCGAGCCCGACGCGAAGAGCCAGGTCACGCTGATGTACGAAAACGAGGTGCCGGTCCGCGCCACCGCCCTCGTCGTCTCGACCCAGCACGCCGCCGACTATTACGACCATGACGGCAAGGGTAACCCCGCCAAGTACAAGGAACTCCGCGACTACGTCGTCGGCGTACTGAACGATGTGCTGCCCAAGGGCTTCGTCACCGACGAGACGGTGATCTACGTCAATCCGACCGGGCGCTTCGAGATCGGCGGCCCCGACGGCGACTGCGGGCTGACCGGGCGCAAGATCATCGTCGACACCTACGGCGGCGCCTCGCCGCACGGCGGTGGCGCATTCAGCGGCAAGGACCCGACCAAGGTCGACCGCTCGGCCGCCTACATCACGCGCTACATGGCGAAGAACATCGTCGCCGCCGGCCTCGCGCGCCGCGTCACCATCCAGCTCAGCTATGCCATCGGTATTGCCGAGCCCCTGTCGCTGTACGTCGACACCCACGGCACCGGCACTGTCCCCGAGGCGGCAATCGAGGCGGCCCTGCCGCAGCTCGTCAAGCTGACCCCGCGCGGCATCCGCGAGCACCTCGGCCTCAACAAGCCGATTTACGAGCGCAGCGCCGCCTACGGCCACTTCGGCCGCACCCCCGACACCGAAGGCGGCTTCTCGTGGGAGCGCCTCGACCTCGTCGACAAGCTCAAGGCCGCGGTCTGA
- a CDS encoding acyl-CoA dehydrogenase family protein: MLDTSTRTAFDADHGQFRETVRKLFDRELIPNLDRYEHEKVVDRKFWRACGDAGLLCPTIPEHLGGLGLDFGYNAVIDEELSYAGSSAGITLQSDIVCDYIVNYGSPEQQAKWLPLMISGEAITAIAMTEPGTGSDLQGIKTTARRDGNHYVVNGSKTYITNGQSADLIIVVAKTDPELGAKGMSLLLVEADRDGFARGRNLDKIGQNSADTSELFFNDVRVPITNCLGEEGKGFAYLMSQLPQERLSIAVSAQAGAQRAFDEAVKFTKDRKAFGKTVFDFQNTKFELATLKTKLQVGWAHLDWAIKRHLAGELTAAEGAAAKLWHTELQWEACDVALQLHGGAGYMNEYPIARLWRDARVTRIFGGTSEIMREIVSRTI, translated from the coding sequence ATGCTCGACACCTCGACCCGGACCGCATTCGACGCCGACCACGGCCAGTTTCGCGAGACCGTCCGCAAGCTTTTCGACCGTGAGTTGATCCCCAACCTCGACCGCTACGAGCACGAGAAGGTCGTCGACCGGAAGTTCTGGCGGGCATGCGGCGATGCCGGTCTGCTGTGCCCGACGATCCCCGAGCACCTCGGCGGCCTCGGCCTCGATTTCGGCTACAATGCGGTGATCGACGAGGAATTGAGCTATGCCGGGTCGTCGGCAGGGATCACGCTACAGTCGGATATCGTCTGCGACTATATCGTCAACTACGGCAGCCCCGAGCAGCAGGCCAAATGGCTGCCGCTGATGATCAGCGGCGAGGCAATTACCGCGATTGCGATGACCGAGCCCGGCACCGGCTCCGACCTTCAAGGCATCAAGACCACGGCGCGCCGCGACGGCAACCATTATGTCGTCAACGGCTCCAAGACCTACATCACCAACGGGCAGTCGGCGGACCTGATCATCGTCGTCGCCAAGACGGACCCGGAACTCGGTGCCAAGGGCATGTCACTGCTCCTGGTCGAGGCCGACCGCGACGGCTTTGCTAGGGGCCGCAACCTCGACAAGATCGGCCAGAATTCCGCCGACACTTCGGAGCTGTTCTTCAACGACGTCCGCGTACCGATCACCAACTGCCTCGGCGAGGAGGGCAAGGGCTTCGCGTACCTGATGAGCCAGCTGCCGCAGGAGCGCCTGTCGATCGCGGTGTCGGCGCAAGCCGGGGCGCAGCGCGCCTTCGACGAGGCGGTGAAATTCACCAAGGACCGCAAGGCGTTCGGCAAGACGGTGTTCGATTTCCAGAACACCAAGTTCGAGCTGGCGACCTTGAAGACCAAGCTGCAGGTCGGCTGGGCCCACCTCGACTGGGCGATCAAGCGGCATCTAGCCGGCGAGCTGACCGCGGCCGAAGGCGCTGCCGCCAAGCTATGGCACACCGAGTTGCAGTGGGAGGCGTGCGACGTCGCCCTCCAGCTCCACGGCGGCGCGGGCTATATGAACGAGTACCCGATCGCGCGGCTGTGGCGGGATGCGCGGGTGACGCGGATTTTTGGCGGGACGAGCGAGATCATGCGCGAGATCGTGTCGCGGACGATCTGA